Genomic DNA from Streptomyces sp. GS7:
CGCAGCCGCACCGCGTGGCCGTACCGCAGTCCGTCGCGCCCGCGCCGCCGATGAGCGCGGAGGAGCTGGGCGGCCAACTCGCCGAGGTCTTCGGCCCGGAGGGCGTGCTGCGCGCGGCCCCGGACGCCCTCACCGGCACCGCACTGCCCGACGACACCGGAACGACTCTGGCGGTGGCCGGACTGCCCCTCCAGGTCCCGTACTTCTTCACCGCCGACCAGCCCGGAAACCCGCCGGCCGGCGGCCTGTTCACGGATGTCGCCGGCCATCTCCGGGCGATCGGCACCGACGCCCCGCCGCAGGTCCTGGACATCCTCGCCGGCTATGTCCGCATCGGCAGCGACGGCCTGTACGCCATCGCCGTGCAGTGCACCGCCCCCGAGGACGACCCGAGCCAGCAGGGCACCGTCTGGGCCGTCCAGCCGTCCTCCGGCGGCGCCCGCTTCGTCAACCGCTCCGTCGCCGCCTACGCGCGCTCCCTCGCCCTTCTGGCCTCCACCAGGCGGCAGATGCGGGGCACGGACCCGTACGCGGCGGGCGCCGCCATCGCGGCGTTCCAGGAGCAGCTGACGGCCATCGACGCCTGGGCACTGGACGACGCCGGCAACTGGTGGTCCCTGATCGTCGAGCAGATGTGGCACGGACTGTTCTGATCCGTCCGATCCGTCTGATCCGACCGGCCACGGGCCGCCCCGGGCGGGCGGCCCGAACGGCAGCATTCTTCCCGGCCAACTGGCAGGATTCTTCCGGTGGTTACGGCTCACGCCTCACGGGCCGTGACTCATCGGCACCGCCTGATGCGACGCACGCGACGCGTGTGGCGGGCATCGCACCCTGGTGGTCTTGACGCGACCAAGCGTCAGTACGATGTGAGGCTCACAATCGCTTATGAAGGGTACCTGACATGGGGGACTCCGGGTTTCGGGTTGATCCCGAAGCAATCGGAAGCTATTCGTCAACGGTCCGCGACCAGGTGGAACAGCTCGGGCAGATCCAGTCCGCGGTGTCTGCCATCCGCCTCTCGTCCAGCGCCTTCGGCCACCTGCCGAACGCCCAGAACCTGGCGGAGACTTACAACGCGCACGCCGACGCGAGTCGGCAGAACCTCACCGACCTGCTCAACGCCTTGACGGGTACGTCAGAAGGACTCACGTACACGACTCAGAACTACGCCGAGCACGACCAGGCGGTCAGTGCGTCCTTCGGGGGTGCCCGGTGAGTCCGAGCCGCTCCTCCCACTCGACGCCGCACACGTCGACCCCCCACACGTCGACGCCTCATACGCCGACGCCGCATCCGCAGCCGGCACCTCAGCCGCACCCGAGCCCGCAGCCTGCGCCGCAGCCGCACCCCAACCCCCAGCCTGCGCCGCAGCCCAACCCACAGCCCCACCCGAACCCGCAGCCCGACCCGGGCCCGGCGCCGCACCCGAACCCCAGCCCCACTCCGCACCCGAACCCCACCCCCCAGCCCGACCCCACACCGCACCCCAACCCGACGCCGCACCCCGACCCCGCACCGCACCCGAACCCGACCCCGCACCCCGACCCCGCACCGACCCCGCCCGACAACGGCGGTGACGGTGGCGGCGGGGCTGCCAGCGGGTGGAAGGACACCCTCCACGGCGCGGGCCAGAAGTTCGTGGACAAGGGCACCGACTGGGC
This window encodes:
- a CDS encoding type VII secretion target, which encodes MGDSGFRVDPEAIGSYSSTVRDQVEQLGQIQSAVSAIRLSSSAFGHLPNAQNLAETYNAHADASRQNLTDLLNALTGTSEGLTYTTQNYAEHDQAVSASFGGAR
- a CDS encoding SUKH-4 family immunity protein, coding for MNTQAQAAAPAGEPPVTGPGNTAVATYRDPSTGQDTSLARVSAPGLPPAEYQLLAELQRLGVDGADVRAVHTDLQPALLPGGYTGDFVLRAFPNAAFSCTAGYGMRPEERAEGIAGLLQNVAAMYRMAGKQAPPQPHRVAVPQSVAPAPPMSAEELGGQLAEVFGPEGVLRAAPDALTGTALPDDTGTTLAVAGLPLQVPYFFTADQPGNPPAGGLFTDVAGHLRAIGTDAPPQVLDILAGYVRIGSDGLYAIAVQCTAPEDDPSQQGTVWAVQPSSGGARFVNRSVAAYARSLALLASTRRQMRGTDPYAAGAAIAAFQEQLTAIDAWALDDAGNWWSLIVEQMWHGLF